The DNA region tatatataaatatatataatgacAGGTATGTGAAAACatagaatattataaaaatagatatatatgagAATATTTCAGTACAAAATGgaaattttaatttatgattatataaatatatatgtattttgTACCTTTTTGTGAATTAATAAAGATTTATCAATCTTTATAATAGTGcaacatataatatatatatatatattatgtaatatCGCTTTCATTGAATTGTTTCATATActtattttcatttgtttTACCACTTTATAGACTCTTTTAGGGGCGGATCAGGGAATTTTAAGAGGAACAGCAGTAATTTTGGGAAGGGAAATAATAACCCAGTACGTAAAGGAAGTAATTGGAAAGGTTTCAATGGTGGTCGAGGAGGAGGTGGAGGAAGAGGTGGTGGAGGTGGACGAGGCGGAGGAGGTGGAGGAAGAGGCGGAGGAGGCGGAAGAGGTGGTGGAGGTGGACGAGGTGGTGGTGGTGGAAGAGGAAATAAAGATAGAAAGagttttaaaaaagataataaatCTGGAAAAGTAATTGTAGTACCTCATAGATTTCCAGgtgtttatttattaaaaggAAAATCAGATATATTAGTTACGAAAAATTTAGTTCCTGGAGAAAGTGTATATGGTGAAAAAAGATATGAAGTAATGACAGAAGATGAGAAAATAGAATATAGAGTATGGAATCCATTTAGATCTAAATTAGGTGCATGTTTAATGGGAGGTGTAGGTAATATGCCTATAAAACCAGGATGTAAAGTTTTATATTTAGGTGCAGCAAATGGTACTTCTGTTTCTCACGTTTCTGATATGGTAGGTGATGAAGGTGTTGTTTATGCTGTTGAATTTTCTCATAGGTCAGGTAGAGATTTAACAAATATGTCTAAAAAGAGATCAAATATTGTTCCAATTGTCGAAGATGCAAGACAACCAACTAAATATAGAATGCTTGTAGATATGGTAGATGTTGTTTTTGCTGATGTCGCACAACCTGATCAAGCTCGTATCGTTGCTATTAATGCACatatgtttttaaaaacagGAGGATggtttattatttctattaaAGCTAATTGTGTTGATTCCACTGCTAAACCAGAAGTGGTATTTGCATCTGAAATGGAAAagttaaaaaaagaaaattgTAAACCCAAAGAAAAATTAACCCTTGAGCCATTCCACCGTCATCATGCTATAGTTTTGGGAATGTATCGATAAAAATGgaatttaaaattatagagataaataaaaaggtGGCACAACTAAAATAgattacatatatatatatgtgaacacctttttattttttaaatttattatatgtataataatttcatgtgtatataattaatgataaattggaaaaaaatatataaactctattatatatttatatatttctcttttgaacttatatatatatatatattttatgttattacttgtttttggtttttttattatgttaaATTAATTCGgatcatttttattttcatgatttatttctaattaaatcttttatatgaataatttttagTTATTCGTAAAAAATtaagtattatatatattattttttttattttttgcctaattgtttaaaaaaaaaaaaaagacatatattttataatttttattattacattgatatatatatatatatatatcttcatATGGTTTCCTCTTGGTAAGcttatattatatatattaaatatacatttaaagccttgtataatataataaagtaaataatttttttttttttttttttaaaacaaattctaaaattttaagaaaaaaaattaacattttaaaataaagaatttcttttcttaatcaaaaaattatataaaataataatatattaatttgcatatttattttatgatatacacatatatatatatatatagaaataaaaattattaacaaaaaaaaaaaaaaataagaaaaattataaaaattaaattatgaaaaattaaaattagaatgacaaaaaaatatatatatatatatatatataacaatataaaataaaaaataatcattacatatacatataactaatagttatatattaaccattaattattataaatatatatatatatatatatattatctttattataattaGATAATTTCATACGGTTGTATTTCtatgataaattaaatacaagattgttatatatacaatatattattcataaacaaatatgaatacatatacatatatatatatatatatatattataatttttttaaaaatttgtttgatataatattagACGTTAAAACTACTAAcataagaaaaataataactAGTGTAATTCTACAACACCAAGTTACCTGAGAATGTTTCTTCATaacttttttaatttcCACATTTACCTCTTTAACATTGTCTTGTGTTTTTTCTGTTTGTTCATGTAAATTTAAGATGATTTCATTTTGCTCTTCAGCTTTTTGAGTTAATATAACAGTGTTAGCTCCTATTTTATCTATCACTTCACctatttttaaaatatcttCGTTAAATTGCTTGTCTCTTTCTTTCCATCTATTTATGACTACTAAGTCATCTTCATCATGAGATATATCACTCGTGTCCttttctaaaaaaaaaaaaagtaaagcatatatataatacatgCACATGTATATtagtttatatatatattaaattattcatGGTGAAGAGGGTATAcaaatttatattcttctaTTTCGATTGCcaatacatatatattttttctttcttaCTATTCAATTTAGGTTTATTCttaatatcattaaaattaactacatatgtatttttaatttcatcataattacttaattttttacattCATACATTTGTCTTTTCAATAATTCAAatgtttcatttttatctaataattcttcttttgaaaaattatatttttgttttaattgtttatttaatatatcttctaattttataaaatatgtttcTACGTTTTTcatattgttatatataatatttccTCTTTTAATAACTTCCATATTGTTTCCATGTATTTTCTGCATACTTTCTTTTTCTCTTATACATTTTCTAGTTTCatctaatatatttaaaatgtGTAATTTTAAATCATTATATGGATCAACAGATTTCtttatatcttcatttttttcatcgCATATTTGTGTTTTGTTTTTCAAGTCTTCTAATTTgttctttatattttttaactCACTGTTATCACGCTTTTCATCATGTTCCTCTTTCTTCTTATGTTTAGCCATTATTAAAATCtatacacatataatagacttattaacatatatacataatattaaaaaaatatatatatatatatttatatatataaatggaatgtatatatattgtaattataattttaaaacataataaaaatgataatatacAATCATGTGttaaattcaaaaaaaaaaattaatatgtcataatattattatttcatatattatgCAACCCTCTTCTcttttgaaaaaaaaaatatatttataaacatGCAATGTTcaaaaaacaaaattaaaaaaaaaaagaaaaactAATATCCATATAAACCAATATTTCTTTTCACCCACTAACACAAAATTCAaagaacatatatatatatatatatatatataaagggaccaaaaaaataaaataaaataaaatatgagGTTACagtttataatatttcttttcttcttcttttttttttttattatttgtttttctaCATATAAGCAgaattatacatattagtatacttattaaaaatcaatatattataaaaaagaaatataaaatgaaataaatgaatataatattaaaaattcTTTTCAAATGTATCACCTTCCCCctaaaataaaaaaaaaaaaaaaaaaaaaaaaaaaaaaaaaaaaaaaaaaaaaaattttttataaaaaaaaaaaaaaaaaaaaaaaaaaaaaataaaaaaatttatataaaaaaaaaaaaaaaaatatatattattttaaataaaataataaaaaNNNNNNNNNNNNNNNNNNNNNNNNNNNNNNNNNNNNNNNNNNNNNNNNNNNNNNNNNNNNNNNNNNNNNNNNNNNNNNNNNNNNNNNNNNNNNNNNNNNNNNNNNNNNNNNNNNNNNNNNNNNNNNNNNNNNNNNNNNNNNNNNNNNNNNNNNNNNNNNNNNNNNNNNNNNNNNNNNNNNNNNNNNNNNNNNNNNNNNNNNNNNNNNNNNNNNNNNNNNNNNNNNNNNNNNNNNNNNNNNNNNNNNNNNNNNNNNNNNNNNNNNNNNNNNNNNNNNNNNNNNNNNNNNNNNNNNNNNNNNaaaaaaataaaaaataaaaaaaaaaaaaaaaaaaaaaaaaattttttaaaaataaaacaatttcccacaaaaaaaaaaaaaaaaaaaaaaaaaaaaaaaaacacagCTAACctttttatcatataatatattatataataatgttatgtttgtatattttatgtaaaaacaaaaaaaaaattatacattattttacataaaataatataaatattgcataaaaaaaaggacatttacaaaaatatatatatatatatatttatttatatatatatataatacatacttatgaattaataatatgtatacaaatattatatatatatttatatatagatcatatatattaataatatattagtACCCccgaaaaaaaaaaaaaaaaattacatttcatattaatttttttttttttcgtaTACAAAAATTGAGTCCAagataaaattaattaattaaaaaaatatacaaacattttatatgaatttattttttatttatatttatatttttattccCCGCCGTATTTTAccataattatttttactaatattataatatatatatattatataatattatagaatttagtaaaataattatatatttttataataatatttattatgttaaTTTAAAGATACTTTActacttttatataaatagaaaaaaatataaagtatatcaaaatataacgtttatatattttttaattttttaattatgagcttttttatatgcaaacatttttttattcctttttttaaaaaatgacaagctagaaaaaaatattttttttatctgAATTTTCTGTTCAAGAAAATATCCCATTATACATTAATTGgaaataaatgaaaatataaaaaataaaataattaaaaaaaaaaaaaaaaaaaatgtatgaTGAGTTATATGGAATATGTTaacttttatataatatcaaaataaaagtGAAGCAATATTTTCCCCcataatatttcaaaattttcacctgtatatttttatatttgtaacATAGCACAAAATGATTTATTAGAGTTAGCTTATTTTCATTCCATTTCATATCTTTGcttaattatatatatatatatatatatatatatatattttaattgtgtaaacatttttttttttattaattgtCCATAATTTTAGactatataaaaaata from Plasmodium gaboni strain SY75 chromosome 14, whole genome shotgun sequence includes:
- a CDS encoding hypothetical protein (conserved Plasmodium protein, unknown function) → MAKHKKKEEHDEKRDNSELKNIKNKLEDLKNKTQICDEKNEDIKKSVDPYNDLKLHILNILDETRKCIREKESMQKIHGNNMEVIKRGNIIYNNMKNVETYFIKLEDILNKQLKQKYNFSKEELLDKNETFELLKRQMYECKKLSNYDEIKNTYVVNFNDIKNKPKLNKKDTSDISHDEDDLVVINRWKERDKQFNEDILKIGEVIDKIGANTVILTQKAEEQNEIILNLHEQTEKTQDNVKEVNVEIKKVMKKHSQVTWCCRITLVIIFLMLVVLTSNIISNKFLKKL
- a CDS encoding putative fibrillarin → MTDSFRGGSGNFKRNSSNFGKGNNNPVRKGSNWKGFNGGRGGGGGRGGGGGRGGGGGGRGGGGGRGGGGGRGGGGGRGNKDRKSFKKDNKSGKVIVVPHRFPGVYLLKGKSDILVTKNLVPGESVYGEKRYEVMTEDEKIEYRVWNPFRSKLGACLMGGVGNMPIKPGCKVLYLGAANGTSVSHVSDMVGDEGVVYAVEFSHRSGRDLTNMSKKRSNIVPIVEDARQPTKYRMLVDMVDVVFADVAQPDQARIVAINAHMFLKTGGWFIISIKANCVDSTAKPEVVFASEMEKLKKENCKPKEKLTLEPFHRHHAIVLGMYR